One Streptosporangium becharense genomic window, GCTGATGGTCGACCGGGGCTACGGCCTGGCGGCCTGGCAGCCCGCCTGGCTGTTGCTCCTGCCCGCGGTGGGCCTCGCGCTGTGGTGCCTACGTCCGCGCGGCGCGCTCCGGCACCGGCGCGGCGCGGTGCCACCGGACCCGGCTCGGGTGACACGGCCGGATTCGTCCCGCGTGACACGGCCGGATTCGGCCACGGCGGCCTCGTCCCGCCCGTCCTCAGCGGTCTCGCCCCGTCCGTCCGGCACGGTGCCGCCGGGTCCGCCCTACGCGCTGCCGTCGCGCGCGTCCTTCGCGGCGCTGCTGCTCCCGCTCGCCGCCGGGTGGCTGACCGCGACGTTCGTCGCGCTGACCATGAACGGTCACTGGTGGCCGGGCCGTCAGCTCGTGGTGGTGCTGCCGCTCGCCCTGCTGCTCGTCCTCGTCCTGCTGGCGTCCCGGCCGGGCCGCCTGCGCTGGGCCGGGCTCACGCTGGGCCTGGCCGGAGCTGTCGACTACGCGTGGCTGCTGGCCGACGGGTACGCCCGGCGGATCACCTGGGTGAGCGGTTTCGAACAGGTCGGCTCGCCGCTCTACCGGCTCCTGCGTCCCGTCCTCCCCGACTACCGGCTCGGCTGGAGCGGTTTCTGGCCGCTCCACCTGACCTGGGTGCTCGTATCCGTCCTCCTGGTCGCGTACGGCATGCCGTACCTGCTGAAAGGAAGATCCGATGAAGAAGACCCCGATCCGCGCCGTGGCGGCGATGCTGGCGATGGCCGGCGCGCTGACCTTCGGCGTGGCCGCCTGCGGCGGTGAGAACGACGACGACGGCGGCGGTTCCTCCAGCTCCAGTTCCTCGGAGTGACCGGACGCCCCTTCGGGACCCCGCCGGGTGCGGGGCCCCGAAGGAGCGCGTGCGCGGGCCCCGGCCGCGCACGCACACAGCGGAAACAGCAGTAGCAAGCAGAAAGAAGTAAGCCCATGTCGTTGCACAGGCTGGTAGCCGCCGCCCTTCTCCCCTTGGCGCTGCTCGCGTCCGCCTGCGGCGGCGGGGGAGACGGGGCCGAGGACTTCGGTGACGACTCCCTGGTGATCTACTCCGGACGCAACGAGAACCTCGTCGGCCCGCTGCTCGACAAGCTGAAGACCGCCACCGGCCTGGACGTCCAGGTCCGCTACGGCGACAGCGCCGAGCTGGCCGCGCAGATCCTGGAGGAGGGCGCCGACACCCGGGCCGACCTCTTCTTCTCCCAGGACGCCGGGGCGCTCGGCGCGCTGAGCGCCAAGCAGATGCTCGCGCCGGTCCCGCAGGACCTGCTGGGCCGGGTACCGGCCGAGTACCGTGGCGTGGACGGCACCTGGGTGGGCGTCTCCGGCCGGTCCCGGGTGGTCGTCTACGACCCCCGCACGGTCACCGCGCCGCCCAAGAGCGTCTTCGAGCTGACCGACCCGAAGTGGCGGGGCAAGGTCGGCTGGGCGCCGACCAACGCCTCGTTCCAGTCCTTCGTCACCGCGATGCGCGTGGTCTCCGGCGAGGACAAGGCCAGGCAGTGGCTGGAGGCGATGAAGGCCAACGGCACCCAGACCTACCCGAACAACGTCGAGATCCTCAACGCCGTCGACGCGGGGAAGCTCCAGCTCGGCCTGATCAACCACTACTACTGGTATGAGAAGGTGGCCGAGAAGGGCGCCGGAGGAGTGCCCTCCAAGCTGGCCTACCTGCCGGGCGGTGACCCGGGTGCCCTGGTCAACGTCGCGGGTGTGGCCACGCTGAAGAACTCCAAGCACGCCGAGGCGGCCCGCAAGGCGACGGACTACCTGCTCGGTCCCGACGCGCAGAAGTATTTCGCCGAGACCACCAAGGAGTATCCGCTGATCGCCGGGGTGGCGACCGCCCCCGGCCTGCCGCCGCTCGACTCGCTGAAGGGGCCGGAGGTGGACCTGTCCAAGCTCGACTCGCTGGAGCAGACCATCACCCTCCTGCAAGACGTGGGCCTGGTCTAGATGCCGTCTCGCCGGATTCCCGCGGGGCTGCTCTGGCCCGCCGGGGTGACGGCGGCGCTGGCGCTGCTCCCCGTCGCCTACCTGGCGGTCCGCTCGGTCGAGGGCGGCTCGGCCGCCGTGGCCAGGACCCTCCTGCGGGCCAGGACCCTGGAGCTGGCCGTGCGCAGCCTGGGCCTGGCGGCCGTGGTGACCGCGCTGTGCGTGATCGTGGGCGTCTCGCTGGCCTGGCTGGTGGTCAGGAGCGACCTTCCGGGCCGCCGCGTGTTCGGCATCCTCGCCGCGCTGCCGCTCGCGGTGCCGTCCTACGTCGCCGCCTACACCTGGGTGGCCTCCTTCGACCTGGAGGGGTTCGCCGGGTCGGTGCTGGTGCTCACCCTGTGCAGCTATCCCTACGTCTACCTGCCGGTGGCCGCGGCGCTCAGCCGGATGGACCCGGCCACCGAGGAGGTCGCCCTGTCGCTGGGCCGCAGCCGCTACGCGGTCGTGCTGCGGCAGCTGCGGCCCGCCGCGGCGGCGGGCGGGCTGCTGGTGGCGATGTACGTGCTCGCCGAGTTCGGCGCGGTGGCGATCATGCGTTTCGACGTCTTCACCACGCAGATCTACACCTCCTACCGGGCGGGCTTCAACCGGACCCCGGCTGCGGTGCTCGGCCTGCTGCTGGTGCTGATCACGCTCGTGATCGTCGCGGCCGAGTTCCGCACCCGCGGCCGGGCCGCGTACGCCATGCGGGGCGGAGCGGCGCGCAGGCCCCCGACGATCCGGCTCGCCCCCGGGCCGAAGGCGCTCGCGCTGGCCGCCTCCGCCGCGCTGACCGGGCTGGCCGTGGGCTTCCCGCTGGCGAGCATCTGCTACTGGCTGCTGGGCGGCTCGTCGGCCCGGCTGGATCCGGCGGACCTGTCGGCGGCGGTGGGAGCCACGCTGGGGGTCGCGGCGGCGGGCGCGCTGCTCACCACGGCGCTGGCCGTCCCGGTCGGGATCATCGCGGCGCGCCACCGAGGCCGGACCGCGACCTTCCTGGAGCAGTCCACCTACGTCGGGCACTCGCTGCCCGGCATCGTCATGGCGCTGTCGCTGGTGTTCTTCGCTGTACGCTACGTCCCGGCGATCTACCAGCGGTGGCCGCTGCTGGTGATCGCCTATGCGGTGCTGTTCATGCCCGCCGCCGTCGGCGCGGTGCGGGCCTCGGTGCTCCAGTCGCCGCCGGTGCTGGAGGAGGTCGCCCGGTCGCTGGGCCGCACCCCGCTCCAGGCGGTGCGTACGGTGACCCTCCCGCTGGCCCTGCCCGGGGTGCTGGCCGGGGCCGCGCTGGTGTTCCTGACCGCGATGAAGGAACTCCCGGCGACCCTGCTGCTCCGCCCCACCGGTGTGGAGACCCTCGCCACCCGCCTGTGGACGGAGACCGGCTCCGGCGCCTACGCCGCCGCCGCACCCTACGCCGCCCTGCTGATGCTTCTGGCGGCGGTCCCCGGGTTCCTCCTGGGCCGCCGCTCCCTGGAGGAGACCCGATGAGACTGGTCGTCACGGACGTGACCAAGGCGTTCGGCGCCACCCGGGTGCTGCGTGGCGCGTCGCTGACCGTGGAGGAGGGCGACCTGGCCGCGGTGCTGGGCCCGTCCGGCTGCGGCAAGACGACGCTGCTGCGGATCGTCGCCGGGTTCGAGAGCCTCGACACCGGTTCGGTGCGGATCGGCGACCGCGAGGTGGCCGCCCTGCCGCCGGAGCGGCGGAAGGTCGGGATCGTGCCGCAGGAGGCGGCGCTCTTCCCGCACCTGTCGGTGGCGCGCAACGTCGGCTTCGGGCTGCCGCGCGGTTCGGCGGAACGCGTCGAGGAGTGCCTGGAGCTGGTCGGTCTGGAAGGCATGGGTCACCGCATGCCGCACCAGATCTCCGGCGGGCAGCAGCAGCGGGTGGCGCTGGCCCGCGCGCTCGCCCCCCGCCCCGGCGTGGTGCTGCTGGACGAGCCGTTCAGCGCTCTCGACCGGTCGCTGCGGGTGAGCGTCCGCGACGAGGTGCGGGCGGTGCTGAAGCGGGCGGGGGCCACCGCCGTCCTGGTCACGCACGACCAGGAGGAGGCGCTGTCCATGGCCGACGTCGTCGCCGTCATGCGTGAGGGCCGGATCGTCCAGGAGGACGCCCCCGCCTCGGTCTACGCCGAGCCGTTCGACCTGGGCGTGGCCACGTTCGTGGGGGAGGCGGTGGTGCTGGCGGCCACCTCCGAGCACGGCGTCGCCTCGTGCGAGCTGGGCAGCCTGCCGCAGCGGGCCAACGGCGTCTCCGGGCGGGGAAGGGTGGCACTCCGGCCGGAGCAGTTCGTGCTCCGCGAACCGGGGGAGGGCACGGCCGGGCTGGTCCGGCGGGTGGAGTTCTTCGGGCACGACGCGGCGGTCACGGTCGTGCTGGACTCGGAGACGGTGATCAGGGCTCGCACCCGGGGCGACGTGCCGTACCGGCCGGGTGACCGGGTGGGGATCGCGGTCGAGGGACCGGTGCTGTTCTTCGCCGAGGAGGAAGCCACCCGCTGAGGGGCGTGCTGCTCCCGCCTCACGGGTTGTTCTTCACCGGAGGACCGCCTCACCCGCAGGGAGAGCGCCGCCGGTCCGGTGGCCGTCGCCGATCCGGGGCGGGTCGCGGTCTGCCGCCCGAGCGGTGCGGGCTCCGCCGACCCCGATGCGTCGCGCTGATTCCGGCGGGCCGGGTACGCCGGGAGATTTATCGCTATGCATCCAGCTTTCTTTATTTTCGCGAACGGTGTCCGGATAGCAGGGTGTAACGGTGCCGCTCTTTTTCGGGTTGTCGGTCGTCGCGGTAGGAATTTTATACTAAATTTCTGATTATAGTGGGCGTTAGGGACAAGTAAGAGGTCGTGGCATGCTCCGCCGCATGACTTCAATCTCGTCCCTTATGGTGCTTCGTCATCGGTGTGCCATTGGACTAATATGCTCGACGGCATTCGTGGCCTACGTGATATTAGGTCTGGTCGAGTTCCACACTCTCCGGACCGGGGTCTACGACCTGGTCATCTTCGACCAGGGGGTTCGGGGGTATGCGAATTTCGGCCTGCCCACCTCGTTCGTCAAGGGGAACTGGCAGCAGCTCGGATCGGCGTTCCCCTTGCTGGGGGATCACTTCTCGCCGATCCTCGCTCTCCTGGCCCCGCTGTACTGGATTCACGACGGCCCGGAAACGCTGGTCGTGGCGCAGGCCGGCGTGCTGGCTCTGGCGGTGCTCCCTTTCTGGGTCTACACGCGGCGTGCCCTCGGAACGAGGGCGGCATATCTGCTGGGTGTCGCCTATCTCCTGTCCTGGCCCGTCGCCGAGACAGTGGACTTCCACTTCCACGAGTACGCCTTCGTGCCACTGATCACCGCCGTCCTGTTCGAGAGGATGCAGGCGGGACGCCGATGGCATGCCCTGGCGGCGGCGGTGGTCCTGCTGCTGGTCAAGGAAGACCTGTCGCTCTTCGTCGTGGGGCTCGGGGCCGGTCTTCTCCTCGTCCGGGAGTGGCGCCGCACGGGAGCCCTGATGATCCTCGGAGGGGCCGGGTTCCTCTGGCTGGCCGGCTATGTGATCATTCCTGCCTTCGGTGGAACCCCCGGCCGTTACTGGTACTACAGCGGGTGGGGGGAGGACCTCGGCGAGGCGGTGGCGCGCATCGTGACCCACCCCCATGAGGTCCTGGGTGTCCTCTCCACGCCGGACACGAAGGTGTGGACGGTCCTGTTGCTCTTCGCCCCCCTGTTCTTCCTGCCGCTGCTGTCGCCGTACGCGATGGCGCCGGCGGCCCTGCTGGCCGAGCGCATGCTCG contains:
- a CDS encoding DUF2079 domain-containing protein — translated: MAYVILGLVEFHTLRTGVYDLVIFDQGVRGYANFGLPTSFVKGNWQQLGSAFPLLGDHFSPILALLAPLYWIHDGPETLVVAQAGVLALAVLPFWVYTRRALGTRAAYLLGVAYLLSWPVAETVDFHFHEYAFVPLITAVLFERMQAGRRWHALAAAVVLLLVKEDLSLFVVGLGAGLLLVREWRRTGALMILGGAGFLWLAGYVIIPAFGGTPGRYWYYSGWGEDLGEAVARIVTHPHEVLGVLSTPDTKVWTVLLLFAPLFFLPLLSPYAMAPAALLAERMLATDPGAAGWWGTRYHYNAAVVMALFCAAVDGAARLRRMTEGRRFHWSVPSWAPAVAVTAAVIMPFFALGNLFTPSWYGAGPRHAAAVEAMRRVPDGVLVEAANALGPGISARTRVVAWAAKTAARPERAPWILADLRARQPHFDSVEDQAEDVGLLRQRGYRDVFSQDGYVVLCNPSVDEACG
- a CDS encoding ABC transporter ATP-binding protein; its protein translation is MRLVVTDVTKAFGATRVLRGASLTVEEGDLAAVLGPSGCGKTTLLRIVAGFESLDTGSVRIGDREVAALPPERRKVGIVPQEAALFPHLSVARNVGFGLPRGSAERVEECLELVGLEGMGHRMPHQISGGQQQRVALARALAPRPGVVLLDEPFSALDRSLRVSVRDEVRAVLKRAGATAVLVTHDQEEALSMADVVAVMREGRIVQEDAPASVYAEPFDLGVATFVGEAVVLAATSEHGVASCELGSLPQRANGVSGRGRVALRPEQFVLREPGEGTAGLVRRVEFFGHDAAVTVVLDSETVIRARTRGDVPYRPGDRVGIAVEGPVLFFAEEEATR
- a CDS encoding ABC transporter permease, giving the protein MPSRRIPAGLLWPAGVTAALALLPVAYLAVRSVEGGSAAVARTLLRARTLELAVRSLGLAAVVTALCVIVGVSLAWLVVRSDLPGRRVFGILAALPLAVPSYVAAYTWVASFDLEGFAGSVLVLTLCSYPYVYLPVAAALSRMDPATEEVALSLGRSRYAVVLRQLRPAAAAGGLLVAMYVLAEFGAVAIMRFDVFTTQIYTSYRAGFNRTPAAVLGLLLVLITLVIVAAEFRTRGRAAYAMRGGAARRPPTIRLAPGPKALALAASAALTGLAVGFPLASICYWLLGGSSARLDPADLSAAVGATLGVAAAGALLTTALAVPVGIIAARHRGRTATFLEQSTYVGHSLPGIVMALSLVFFAVRYVPAIYQRWPLLVIAYAVLFMPAAVGAVRASVLQSPPVLEEVARSLGRTPLQAVRTVTLPLALPGVLAGAALVFLTAMKELPATLLLRPTGVETLATRLWTETGSGAYAAAAPYAALLMLLAAVPGFLLGRRSLEETR
- a CDS encoding iron ABC transporter substrate-binding protein; protein product: MSLHRLVAAALLPLALLASACGGGGDGAEDFGDDSLVIYSGRNENLVGPLLDKLKTATGLDVQVRYGDSAELAAQILEEGADTRADLFFSQDAGALGALSAKQMLAPVPQDLLGRVPAEYRGVDGTWVGVSGRSRVVVYDPRTVTAPPKSVFELTDPKWRGKVGWAPTNASFQSFVTAMRVVSGEDKARQWLEAMKANGTQTYPNNVEILNAVDAGKLQLGLINHYYWYEKVAEKGAGGVPSKLAYLPGGDPGALVNVAGVATLKNSKHAEAARKATDYLLGPDAQKYFAETTKEYPLIAGVATAPGLPPLDSLKGPEVDLSKLDSLEQTITLLQDVGLV